In Heyndrickxia vini, the sequence GACAAAAAAGATTGCTATAACATCTGAGCTTCTGCCAGTCATTATCGATGCGGATCCAAATCGCTTAAAACAAGTATTCTTAAACATTATTGATAATGCCATCAAATTTTCACATGTTAATGGAGAGATTACTATTCGAATGAAAAAAGCCGGAAAAGACATCTGCATTTCGATTAAAGACGAAGGAATTGGGATCGAAGCGAGTCAAATTTCTAAACTAATGGATAAATTTTATCAAGTAAACGCAAAAGCGATCGGAGCTGGTTTGGGACTTTCCATCTCAAAAGAAATCATTGATTTACATGAAGGAACCATCAAAATTAGCAGCAAACCGAACGAAGGAACCACCGTTTCCATTTATTTGCCATTCGGTACCTGACACCATTTATTCATTTTTGTGTATAATTATTGCAGAATTTGCATAAATGGTGCCAGGCACCGTTTTTGGCACCTTTTTTATAGGGCGATTTGATTGTTGGATGGTCTGATTAGGCCATGCATGTATTCTTTTCCGGTGTATAGTTGGCCGTTCATTGCGCGAAACATGAGGTGTTTTTCATTGAATTCTGTTGGGGAGGCTAGACCGGATGCCCCAGCAAGATTAAATAATCCTTCTCTTGTTGAAATGACATAGTTGCAGACACGATACATTTTTTCCTCGATTACTAATGCTTTTTCGCGATTTGGATCGGTTGTCGCTACACCGACTGGACATGTGTTCGAATGACAGGTTTGTGCCATAATGCAGCCGACTGAGATCATGAAGGCACGTGCCGTATTTATTAAATCGGCACCTAAGCAAAGCGCATAAGCCATCTTTTCTGGGGTAACTAATTTTCCCGAAGCAATGAGTGTCACATGATCACGCAAATCATATTTTTTTAACATTTCATGCACAATGGGCAGTGCGGTATATAAAGGCAGTCCCGGTCCATCGGCTAATTCCTGATAGGTAGCACCTGTCCCGCCTTCTCCGCCATCAACCGTGATAAAATCAGGACTCTTTTTCTCCTGTGCCATAATTTTGACCAATTCTTCAACTTCATCACGATTTCCAACAACAATTTTAATACCAACAGGTTTGCCGCCAATCTCTCTTAATTGTTCAATAAAGTCTAGTAACCCTTTTGTATCATAGAATTGTCGAAAACGATTGGGGCTATCAATCGTCGTCCATGGTACTACACTTCGGATCTCCGCAATTTCGGGTGTCACTTTTTCCGCTTCTACATGTCCACCGCGAATTTTCGCCCCTTGGGCCAATTTTAATTCAAACGCTTTTATTTGATCAATTTCACTTTTCACTTTAAACCGTTCCCATGAAAATTCGCCGTCATCCGTTCGGTAACCGAATAGGCCAGGCCCAATTTGAGCAATGATATCCACATTCCCTTTCATATGATGGGAGGATAACCCGCCTTCACCAGTATTCATCCATGTTCCACCGGCCATTCCAAGCCCTTTTGAAAGAGCTGTAATTGCATTTTTGCCAAGTGAACCGTAGCTCATCGCCGATTGTCCAATCAGCCCTTTTACATGAAATGGCTTAATACACCGACCTTTCCCAATGATTATTTGATCTTGTTCAGATAAATAATATGGGGACACTTCCGCCTTTTCGGAATGCTCTTTTCTGCTCATGAGTTTCTCATTATCAACGGTATAAAGATATGTAGATATTTTGGGTTGTTGCTCAATCCTTAATTCTTCCCTTTGTGTTGGAAACATGGCATTTTTAAGAAAAAAACCTGATTCCTCGAAATTTCGTTCAGAACCGAAGGACATAATTCTTCGTTTGTATTTCCCTGATTTAACAATACTTTCATACTGATTTCTTGAAAAAGGCTTCCCTTCCTCATTATTTAAAAATAAATATTGCCGTAACTCAGGTCCAATCTTTTCAATAATATATCGAATTCGCCCTAAAACTGGATAATTTCGTAACACGGCATGCTCCTTTTGCCGTGCATCACGGTAAGATATCCAAAAGTAAAGGCCGACAGGTAGTATAAAAACAACCACCATTAAAATAAAAATAATAACCAATAAAATTTGTGTCCAACTCATCCATTCCCATCCTTTCGTACATGTTTTCTATTAAACTTACTTAAACATAATATATAAAATTCCTATAAGGGGAATTTTCCACAAAAAACGGTTTTGTCTTTTCTCACCTACATGGCACAATTCCCTATTTGAAAGAAATTAATCGTTAGTACCAAATAAACCTTTCCAAAAAAACGTTAAGATGGTTTCGGCTGATTTTTCTGCGGTAGAGAATAATCCGGACCCATCTTGCTGTTTATAATTTCCAACCTTAATTAGTGCCAAATAGGCTTGTGTAGCAAACGTAATATTGATTGAGGAAATTTCCCCTTTCGTTACTGCATCCGAAAATGCATATTCAATACTCTCATATATTTTTTTCTCAGCTTCTTTCATTTCTTGGATCTGCTCATTGGAAAGGTCGGTTTTGGATTCACG encodes:
- a CDS encoding FMN-binding glutamate synthase family protein, with translation MSWTQILLVIIFILMVVVFILPVGLYFWISYRDARQKEHAVLRNYPVLGRIRYIIEKIGPELRQYLFLNNEEGKPFSRNQYESIVKSGKYKRRIMSFGSERNFEESGFFLKNAMFPTQREELRIEQQPKISTYLYTVDNEKLMSRKEHSEKAEVSPYYLSEQDQIIIGKGRCIKPFHVKGLIGQSAMSYGSLGKNAITALSKGLGMAGGTWMNTGEGGLSSHHMKGNVDIIAQIGPGLFGYRTDDGEFSWERFKVKSEIDQIKAFELKLAQGAKIRGGHVEAEKVTPEIAEIRSVVPWTTIDSPNRFRQFYDTKGLLDFIEQLREIGGKPVGIKIVVGNRDEVEELVKIMAQEKKSPDFITVDGGEGGTGATYQELADGPGLPLYTALPIVHEMLKKYDLRDHVTLIASGKLVTPEKMAYALCLGADLINTARAFMISVGCIMAQTCHSNTCPVGVATTDPNREKALVIEEKMYRVCNYVISTREGLFNLAGASGLASPTEFNEKHLMFRAMNGQLYTGKEYMHGLIRPSNNQIAL